One segment of Nymphaea colorata isolate Beijing-Zhang1983 unplaced genomic scaffold, ASM883128v2 scaffold0484, whole genome shotgun sequence DNA contains the following:
- the LOC116245058 gene encoding uncharacterized protein LOC116245058 produces the protein MPVYAYYSQMMLIRKEKSIGSFSIYVCAILLISNILRIFFWLTIGYAVNLLFQSIFVIAIMIIASRKPASSKGFGSGKPMKNIAIGFLSMSIEATLGFPQLISNLKTKSVKGLSYTMIGMWFLGDFAKTVYFVTERSTATGSVGAPELPGVSSPTVDLNGAVQVGIWVTRGLSSLHCPS, from the exons ATGCCGGTCTACGCATACTACTCCCAGATGATGCTCATTCGCAAAGAAAAATCGATCGGATCCTTCTCCATCTACGTCTGCGCCATTCTGCTCATCTCAAACATACTGAGAATCTTCTTCTGGCTGACCATCGGATACGCAGTCAATCTTCTCTTCCAGTCCATCTTCGTCATCGCAATCATG ATCATAGCGTCAAGGAAACCAGCTTCATCAAAAGGTTTTGGAAGTGGGAAACCTATGAAGAATATA GCGATAGGCTTTCTATCGATGAGCATCGAGGCTACTCTAGGCTTCCCGCAGCTTATTTCTAACCTGAAGACGAAAAGCGTGAAGGGTCTCAGCTACACGATGATCGGTATGTGGTTTTTGGGAGATTTCGCGAAGACTGTATACTTTGTGACCGAG AGATCAACAGCCACAGGCAGTGTGGGTGCTCCAGAGCTTCCAGGTGTTTCCTCCCCAACCGTAGACCTTAATGGCGCAGTTCAAGTTGGCATTTGGGTCACAAGGGGCCTTTCCTCGCTGCATTGTCCCAGTTGA